From Oncorhynchus tshawytscha isolate Ot180627B unplaced genomic scaffold, Otsh_v2.0 Un_contig_447_pilon_pilon, whole genome shotgun sequence, one genomic window encodes:
- the LOC112238112 gene encoding uncharacterized protein LOC112238112 isoform X8, translated as MDPSKVVAASEKERTPAGEESEELSSELPSTSSGMLTPSGEKRMDLESEISRLEEELKVLKAEVNRDEQSTSTSSGWLTPSVEEHDLETKISMLEKKLGFMKKSFRLDVPALLLTSLEELTKEQLKKFQSRGRMLGFPPIPESQLENTDRQDTVDQMVKRYGPEGAVRNTLKILRRIKRHDVAQKLERDHKRATTWRRDSSNSDKWRRRKKHEAMRKRKRKKKEKRSFMLAVPALLLTGLEELTEEQLKIFQISLTTVQLPDFPPIPESQLENTDRQNTVDQMVKRYGPEGAVRNTWRILRRMNLDDLAEKFERYYSRGIPTKDYKSLVQPRPFYSSLPTRFSSSSSFLPSGSSKELLSLTTGSSGQLSSQRHQILAVPALLLTTLEELTEEQLKTFQFYLTSGRMLDFPPIPERHLDNTDRQVTVDQMVKRYDPEGAVRNTLKILRRMNLDDLAEKLQRDHIRAVSTTETKWWSNSSDTGNDEEREKKHVHLSGRSRALDREAAGSKDTGITKDRYELVTKPTEKKIEALLLATLEELSTDELKILQQERIPSKQLPPYLTGFPPIPKTQLENNDRQVIVDQMLKRYGPEGVVEITLRILRRMNREDLAEKFERYHGRGKKRRTSEEPSWPGLVSRGEKIEEHCVPFLGRAPFFIKHKKTPKLEMDFSTILGSQLKMANSLNTEVSVNTQENTQENTQRIDDEELGRERDSPLLDHHHMSSPDEFTPEIHDQDNRGEYRFQCPSAGLFQCSITGLVFRMEGEGEVLYRTVHWDMRLLSQRGKRPAGPLFMFTCLKGSVCQLHLPHCEIYNSGGCDFLSVAHVTDDDIIEFLPPLETTETHVIINISGFSAYGEVKDEDSPTIPIRALVLLFYKPPVVPKKRSILNVLLLPRNVVIREVQEEWKRRNGDKYIYIETNPRCQLIPNKEYELFTDLTDEYLIQPKDAEFVDFESYENYFPTFQLFIQTVVEQVNLLLKDNGGEESVWDRLVWLPASPTDVPSTVSAVSPADPPANPSAPPGRAFIRRHRMALETRLGLLQPIFLRLQDHGVLIHEEREEVDSKSTKTLQNQALLDMVVRKGSRAQEHFYQVLKEVDPCLVEDLEEQTV; from the exons ATGGACCCATCTAAG gtggtagCTGCCTCTGAGAAGGAAAGGACACCAGcaggggaggagagtgaagagctGTCCAGCGAACTCCCCAGCACCTCTTCTGGAAT GTTGACCCCGTCTGGAGAGAAGCGTATGGATCTGGAGTCTGAGATCTCTAGGCTGGAGGAGGAGCTGAAGGTGCTGAAG GCAGAGGTCAACAGGGATGAGCAGTCTACCAGCACCTCTTCTGGATG GTTGACCCCGTCTGTGGAGGAGCATGATCTGGAGACTAAAATCTCTATGCTGGAGAAGAAGCTGGGGTTCATGAAG AAATCCTTCAGGTTGGATGTTCCAGCTCTGCTGCTGACCAGTCTGGAGGAGCTCACTAAAGAACAGCTGAAGAAATTTCAGTCTCGTGGCAGGATGTTAGGCTTTCCTCCCATCCCAGAGAGTCAGCTGGAGAACactgacagacaggacacagtGGATCAGATGGTGAAGAGATACGGCCCTGAGGGAGCTGTGAGGAACACACTGAAGATCCTGAGAAGGATAAAGCGACATGATGTAGCACAGAAGTTAGAGAGAGATCACAAAAGAG CAACAACATGGCGGAGAGACTCATCAAACAGTGATAAatggagaaggaggaagaagcATGAGGCaatgagaaaaagaaaaagaaagaaaaaagaaaaa AGATCCTTCATGTTGGCTGTTCCAGCTCTGCTGCTGACCGGTCTGGAGGAGCTCACTGAAGAACAGCTTAAGATATTTCAGATTTCCCTGACTACGGTCCAGCTACCTGACTTTCCTCCCATCCCAGAGAGCCAGCTGgagaacactgacagacagaacacagtggaTCAGATGGTGAAGAGATACGGCCCAGAGGGAGCTGTGAGGAACACATGGAGGATCCTGAGGAGGATGAATCTGGATGATCTGGCAGAGAAGTTCGAGAGATATTACAGTAGAG GTATTCCCACTAAGGACTACAAGTCCTTAGTCCAACCCAGGCCCTTCTACAGCTCATTACCCACCCGTttctccagctcctcctccttccttccctctggcTCGTCTAAGGAGTTGCTGTCATTAACTACTGGTAGCTCAGGACAGCTCAGCTCACAG AGACACCAAATATTGGCTGTTCCAGCTCTGCTGCTGACCACTCTGGAGGAGCTCACTGAAGAACAgctgaagacatttcagttttacCTGACTAGTGGCAGGATGTTAGACTTTCCTCCCATCCCAGAGAGACACCTGGATAACACTGACAGACAGGTCACAGTGGATCAGATGGTGAAGAGATACGACCCTGAGGGAGCTGTGAGGAACACACTGAAGATCCTGAGGAGGATGAATCTGGATGATCTGGCAGAGAAGTTACAGAGAGATCACATTAGAG CTGTATCTAcaacagaaacaaaatggtgGAGCAACTCATCAGACACTGGcaatgatgaagagagagagaagaaacatgtCCATCTGTCTGGACGTTCTAGAGCCTTGGACAGAGAGGCAGCAGGCAGCAAAGACACTGGAATCACAAAGGACAGATATGAGCTGGTCACg AAACCTACAGAGAAGAAAATCGAAGCTCTGCTGCTGGCCACTCTGGAGGAGCTGAGCACAGACGAGCTGAAGATATTACAGCAGGAACGGATTCCAAGCAAACAGCTTCCACCTTACCTGACTGGCTTTCCTCCCATCCCAAAAACTCAGCTGGAGAACAATGACAGACAGGTCATAGTGGATCAGATGCTGAAGAGGTACGGCCCTGAGGGAGTTGTGGAGATCACACTGAGGATCCTGAGGAGGATGAACCGGGAAGATCTGGCAGAGAAGTTTGAGAGATATCACGGTAGAG GAAAGAAAAGGAGAACAAGTGAGGAACCATCCTGGCCTGGTCTAGTTTCCAGGGGCGAAAAGATTGAGGAGCATTGTGTCCCATTCCTTGGCAGAGCCCCGTTCTTCATCAAACATAAG AAAACCCCAAAGCTAGAGATGGACTTTTCAACCATCCTAGGGAGCCAACTGAAGATGGCTAACAGTCTCAACACAGAGGTATCTGTGAACACTCAGGAGAACACCCAGGAGAACACCCAGAGGATTGATGATGAGGAGTTGGGAAGAGAAAGGG ATTCTCCTCTCCTGGATCACCATCACATG AGTTCTCCAGATGAATTTACACCTGAAATCCACGATCAGGACAACAGGGGAGAATACCG GTTCCAGTGCCCCAGTGCAGGTCTGTTCCAGTGCAGTATAACAGGCCTGGTGttcaggatggagggagagggagaggtgctCTATAGGACAGTCCACTGGGACATGAGGCTTCTTTCCCAGAGAGGCAAGAGACCTGCAGGACCCCTGTTCATGTTTACATGCCTTAAGGGGTCTGTCTGTCAACTACACCTCCCCCACTGTGAGATCTACAATA GTGGTGGATGTGACTTCCTGTCTGTAGCCCATGTGActgatgatgacatcattgagTTTCTCCCTCCTCTTGAGACAACAGAAACACATGTCATAATAAACATCAGTGGATTCTCTGCTTATGGTGAAGTCAAGGATGAAGACTCTCCCACCATTCCTATAAGAGCACTTGTCTTGTTGTTCTACAAGCCCCCAGTTGTTCCTAAAAAGAGGTCCATCCTGAATGTGTTGTTGCTTCCCAGAAATGTTGTGATCAGGGAG GTGCAGGAGGAGTGGAAACGAAGGAATGGAGACAAATACATCTATATTGAAACAAATCCTCGCTGCCAACTAATTCCAAATAAAGAATACGAGCTCTTCACAGATCTTACAGATGAATATCTAATTCAACCAAAG GATGCAGAATTTGTGGATTTTGAATCTTATGAAAACTACTTCCCAACATTTCAGTTGTTCATACAAACTGTTGTTGAGCAAGTTAATCTTCTTCTGAAAGACAATGGTGGTGAAGAATCTGTCTGGGATAGACTTGTCTGGCTTCCAG CCTCACCAACAGATGTCCCCTCTACAG TTTCAGCTGTTTCCCCTGCAGACCCTCCTGCCAACCCCTCTGCCCCCCCTGGTAGAGCCTTCATCAGAAGACACAGGATGGCTCTAGAGACTCGCCTGGGACTCTTACAGCCCATATTCCTGCGTCTCCAGGATCATGGAGTTCTGATTcacgaggagagggaggaggtggacagCAAATCCACCAAGACCCTACAGAACCAAGCCCTGCTGGACATGGTGGTAAGGAAGGGGTCTCGCGCCCAGGAACACTTCTACCAGGTCCTGAAGGAAGTAGATCCCTGCCTGGTTGAAGACCTGGAAGAGCAGACAGTCTGA
- the LOC112238112 gene encoding uncharacterized protein LOC112238112 isoform X7 produces MDPSKVVAASEKERTPAGEESEELSSELPSTSSGMLTPSGEKRMDLESEISRLEEELKVLKAEVNRDEQSTSTSSGWLTPSVEEHDLETKISMLEKKLGFMKKSFRLDVPALLLTSLEELTKEQLKKFQSRGRMLGFPPIPESQLENTDRQDTVDQMVKRYGPEGAVRNTLKILRRIKRHDVAQKLERDHKRATTWRRDSSNSDKWRRRKKHEAMRKRKRKKKEKRSFMLAVPALLLTGLEELTEEQLKIFQISLTTVQLPDFPPIPESQLENTDRQNTVDQMVKRYGPEGAVRNTWRILRRMNLDDLAEKFERYYSRGIPTKDYKSLVQPRPFYSSLPTRFSSSSSFLPSGSSKELLSLTTGSSGQLSSQRHQILAVPALLLTTLEELTEEQLKTFQFYLTSGRMLDFPPIPERHLDNTDRQVTVDQMVKRYDPEGAVRNTLKILRRMNLDDLAEKLQRDHIRAVSTTETKWWSNSSDTGNDEEREKKHVHLSGRSRALDREAAGSKDTGITKDRYELVTKPAEKKREALLLATLEELSTDELKIFQQELTLSKQLPPYLTGFPPIPKTQLENNDRQVIVDQMLKRYGPEGVVEITLRILRRMNREDLAEKFERYHGRGKKRRTSEEPSWPGLVSRGEKIEEHCVPFLGRAPFFIKHKKTPKLEMDFSTILGSQLKMANSLNTEVSVNTQENTQENTQRIDDEELGRERDSPLLDHHHMSSPDEFTPEIHDQDNRGEYRFQCPSAGLFQCSITGLVFRMEGEGEVLYRTVHWDMRLLSQRGKRPAGPLFMFTCLKGSVCQLHLPHCEIYNSGGCDFLSVAHVTDDDIIEFLPPLETTETHVIINISGFSAYGEVKDEDSPTIPIRALVLLFYKPPVVPKKRSILNVLLLPRNVVIREVQEEWKRRNGDKYIYIETNPRCQLIPNKEYELFTDLTDEYLIQPKDAEFVDFESYENYFPTFQLFIQTVVEQVNLLLKDNGGEESVWDRLVWLPASPTDVPSTVSAVSPADPPANPSAPPGRAFIRRHRMALETRLGLLQPIFLRLQDHGVLIHEEREEVDSKSTKTLQNQALLDMVVRKGSRAQEHFYQVLKEVDPCLVEDLEEQTV; encoded by the exons ATGGACCCATCTAAG gtggtagCTGCCTCTGAGAAGGAAAGGACACCAGcaggggaggagagtgaagagctGTCCAGCGAACTCCCCAGCACCTCTTCTGGAAT GTTGACCCCGTCTGGAGAGAAGCGTATGGATCTGGAGTCTGAGATCTCTAGGCTGGAGGAGGAGCTGAAGGTGCTGAAG GCAGAGGTCAACAGGGATGAGCAGTCTACCAGCACCTCTTCTGGATG GTTGACCCCGTCTGTGGAGGAGCATGATCTGGAGACTAAAATCTCTATGCTGGAGAAGAAGCTGGGGTTCATGAAG AAATCCTTCAGGTTGGATGTTCCAGCTCTGCTGCTGACCAGTCTGGAGGAGCTCACTAAAGAACAGCTGAAGAAATTTCAGTCTCGTGGCAGGATGTTAGGCTTTCCTCCCATCCCAGAGAGTCAGCTGGAGAACactgacagacaggacacagtGGATCAGATGGTGAAGAGATACGGCCCTGAGGGAGCTGTGAGGAACACACTGAAGATCCTGAGAAGGATAAAGCGACATGATGTAGCACAGAAGTTAGAGAGAGATCACAAAAGAG CAACAACATGGCGGAGAGACTCATCAAACAGTGATAAatggagaaggaggaagaagcATGAGGCaatgagaaaaagaaaaagaaagaaaaaagaaaaa AGATCCTTCATGTTGGCTGTTCCAGCTCTGCTGCTGACCGGTCTGGAGGAGCTCACTGAAGAACAGCTTAAGATATTTCAGATTTCCCTGACTACGGTCCAGCTACCTGACTTTCCTCCCATCCCAGAGAGCCAGCTGgagaacactgacagacagaacacagtggaTCAGATGGTGAAGAGATACGGCCCAGAGGGAGCTGTGAGGAACACATGGAGGATCCTGAGGAGGATGAATCTGGATGATCTGGCAGAGAAGTTCGAGAGATATTACAGTAGAG GTATTCCCACTAAGGACTACAAGTCCTTAGTCCAACCCAGGCCCTTCTACAGCTCATTACCCACCCGTttctccagctcctcctccttccttccctctggcTCGTCTAAGGAGTTGCTGTCATTAACTACTGGTAGCTCAGGACAGCTCAGCTCACAG AGACACCAAATATTGGCTGTTCCAGCTCTGCTGCTGACCACTCTGGAGGAGCTCACTGAAGAACAgctgaagacatttcagttttacCTGACTAGTGGCAGGATGTTAGACTTTCCTCCCATCCCAGAGAGACACCTGGATAACACTGACAGACAGGTCACAGTGGATCAGATGGTGAAGAGATACGACCCTGAGGGAGCTGTGAGGAACACACTGAAGATCCTGAGGAGGATGAATCTGGATGATCTGGCAGAGAAGTTACAGAGAGATCACATTAGAG CTGTATCTAcaacagaaacaaaatggtgGAGCAACTCATCAGACACTGGcaatgatgaagagagagagaagaaacatgtCCATCTGTCTGGACGTTCTAGAGCCTTGGACAGAGAGGCAGCAGGCAGCAAAGACACTGGAATCACAAAGGACAGATATGAGCTGGTCACg AAACCTgcagagaagaaaagagaagctCTGCTGCTGGCCACTCTGGAGGAGCTGAGCACAGACGAGCTGAAGATATTTCAGCAGGAACTGACTCTAAGCAAACAGCTTCCACCTTACCTGACTGGCTTTCCTCCCATCCCAAAAACTCAGCTGGAGAACAATGACAGACAGGTCATAGTGGATCAGATGCTGAAGAGGTACGGCCCTGAGGGAGTTGTGGAGATCACACTGAGGATCCTGAGGAGGATGAACCGGGAAGATCTGGCAGAGAAGTTTGAGAGATATCACGGTAGAG GAAAGAAAAGGAGAACAAGTGAGGAACCATCCTGGCCTGGTCTAGTTTCCAGGGGCGAAAAGATTGAGGAGCATTGTGTCCCATTCCTTGGCAGAGCCCCGTTCTTCATCAAACATAAG AAAACCCCAAAGCTAGAGATGGACTTTTCAACCATCCTAGGGAGCCAACTGAAGATGGCTAACAGTCTCAACACAGAGGTATCTGTGAACACTCAGGAGAACACCCAGGAGAACACCCAGAGGATTGATGATGAGGAGTTGGGAAGAGAAAGGG ATTCTCCTCTCCTGGATCACCATCACATG AGTTCTCCAGATGAATTTACACCTGAAATCCACGATCAGGACAACAGGGGAGAATACCG GTTCCAGTGCCCCAGTGCAGGTCTGTTCCAGTGCAGTATAACAGGCCTGGTGttcaggatggagggagagggagaggtgctCTATAGGACAGTCCACTGGGACATGAGGCTTCTTTCCCAGAGAGGCAAGAGACCTGCAGGACCCCTGTTCATGTTTACATGCCTTAAGGGGTCTGTCTGTCAACTACACCTCCCCCACTGTGAGATCTACAATA GTGGTGGATGTGACTTCCTGTCTGTAGCCCATGTGActgatgatgacatcattgagTTTCTCCCTCCTCTTGAGACAACAGAAACACATGTCATAATAAACATCAGTGGATTCTCTGCTTATGGTGAAGTCAAGGATGAAGACTCTCCCACCATTCCTATAAGAGCACTTGTCTTGTTGTTCTACAAGCCCCCAGTTGTTCCTAAAAAGAGGTCCATCCTGAATGTGTTGTTGCTTCCCAGAAATGTTGTGATCAGGGAG GTGCAGGAGGAGTGGAAACGAAGGAATGGAGACAAATACATCTATATTGAAACAAATCCTCGCTGCCAACTAATTCCAAATAAAGAATACGAGCTCTTCACAGATCTTACAGATGAATATCTAATTCAACCAAAG GATGCAGAATTTGTGGATTTTGAATCTTATGAAAACTACTTCCCAACATTTCAGTTGTTCATACAAACTGTTGTTGAGCAAGTTAATCTTCTTCTGAAAGACAATGGTGGTGAAGAATCTGTCTGGGATAGACTTGTCTGGCTTCCAG CCTCACCAACAGATGTCCCCTCTACAG TTTCAGCTGTTTCCCCTGCAGACCCTCCTGCCAACCCCTCTGCCCCCCCTGGTAGAGCCTTCATCAGAAGACACAGGATGGCTCTAGAGACTCGCCTGGGACTCTTACAGCCCATATTCCTGCGTCTCCAGGATCATGGAGTTCTGATTcacgaggagagggaggaggtggacagCAAATCCACCAAGACCCTACAGAACCAAGCCCTGCTGGACATGGTGGTAAGGAAGGGGTCTCGCGCCCAGGAACACTTCTACCAGGTCCTGAAGGAAGTAGATCCCTGCCTGGTTGAAGACCTGGAAGAGCAGACAGTCTGA
- the LOC112238112 gene encoding uncharacterized protein LOC112238112 isoform X2 — protein MDPSKVVAASEKERTPAGEESEELSSELPSTSSGMLTPSVEEHDLETKISMLEKKLGFMKKSFRLDVPALLLTSLEELTKEQLKKFQSRGRMLGFPPIPESQLENTDRQDTVDQMVKRYGPEGAVRNTLKILRRIKRHDVAQKLERDHKRATTWRRDSSNSDKWRRRKKHEAMRKRKRKKKEKRSFMLAVPALLLTGLEELTEEQLKIFQISLTTVQLPDFPPIPESQLENTDRQNTVDQMVKRYGPEGAVRNTWRILRRMNLDDLAEKFERYYSRGIPTKDYKSLVQPRPFYSSLPTRFSSSSSFLPSGSSKELLSLTTGSSGQLSSQRHQILAVPALLLTTLEELTEEQLKTFQFYLTSGRMLDFPPIPERHLDNTDRQVTVDQMVKRYDPEGAVRNTLKILRRMNLDDLAEKLQRDHIRAVSTTETKWWSNSSDTGNDEEREKKHVHLSGRSRALDREAAGSKDTGITKDRYELVTKPTEKKIEALLLATLEELSTDELKILQQERIPSKQLPPYLTGFPPIPKTQLENNDRQVIVDQMLKRYGPEGVVEITLRILRRMNREDLAEKFERYHGRDSSPVFSQALYPPSVVMEKPSRFLPSSVQHSLQRPQIWTVPALLLSSLEELTEEQLKTFQSNLTSVQPLGFPPIPESQLENVGRQVTVDQMVKRYGPERAVEITLRILRGMKRVDLAEKLQRDHTRAVSTTETKWWSDSSDTGNDEEREKKHVHLAGSSRSLDREAAGSKETGITKDRYELVTKPAEKKREALLLATLEELSTDELKIFQQELTLSKQLPPYLTGFPPIPKTQLENNDRQVIVDQMLKRYGPEGVVEITLRILRRMNREDLAEKFERYHGRGKKRRTSEEPSWPGLVSRGEKIEEHCVPFLGRAPFFIKHKKTPKLEMDFSTILGSQLKMANSLNTEVSVNTQENTQENTQRIDDEELGRERDSPLLDHHHMSSPDEFTPEIHDQDNRGEYRFQCPSAGLFQCSITGLVFRMEGEGEVLYRTVHWDMRLLSQRGKRPAGPLFMFTCLKGSVCQLHLPHCEIYNSGGCDFLSVAHVTDDDIIEFLPPLETTETHVIINISGFSAYGEVKDEDSPTIPIRALVLLFYKPPVVPKKRSILNVLLLPRNVVIREVQEEWKRRNGDKYIYIETNPRCQLIPNKEYELFTDLTDEYLIQPKDAEFVDFESYENYFPTFQLFIQTVVEQVNLLLKDNGGEESVWDRLVWLPASPTDVPSTVSAVSPADPPANPSAPPGRAFIRRHRMALETRLGLLQPIFLRLQDHGVLIHEEREEVDSKSTKTLQNQALLDMVVRKGSRAQEHFYQVLKEVDPCLVEDLEEQTV, from the exons ATGGACCCATCTAAG gtggtagCTGCCTCTGAGAAGGAAAGGACACCAGcaggggaggagagtgaagagctGTCCAGCGAACTCCCCAGCACCTCTTCTGGAAT GTTGACCCCGTCTGTGGAGGAGCATGATCTGGAGACTAAAATCTCTATGCTGGAGAAGAAGCTGGGGTTCATGAAG AAATCCTTCAGGTTGGATGTTCCAGCTCTGCTGCTGACCAGTCTGGAGGAGCTCACTAAAGAACAGCTGAAGAAATTTCAGTCTCGTGGCAGGATGTTAGGCTTTCCTCCCATCCCAGAGAGTCAGCTGGAGAACactgacagacaggacacagtGGATCAGATGGTGAAGAGATACGGCCCTGAGGGAGCTGTGAGGAACACACTGAAGATCCTGAGAAGGATAAAGCGACATGATGTAGCACAGAAGTTAGAGAGAGATCACAAAAGAG CAACAACATGGCGGAGAGACTCATCAAACAGTGATAAatggagaaggaggaagaagcATGAGGCaatgagaaaaagaaaaagaaagaaaaaagaaaaa AGATCCTTCATGTTGGCTGTTCCAGCTCTGCTGCTGACCGGTCTGGAGGAGCTCACTGAAGAACAGCTTAAGATATTTCAGATTTCCCTGACTACGGTCCAGCTACCTGACTTTCCTCCCATCCCAGAGAGCCAGCTGgagaacactgacagacagaacacagtggaTCAGATGGTGAAGAGATACGGCCCAGAGGGAGCTGTGAGGAACACATGGAGGATCCTGAGGAGGATGAATCTGGATGATCTGGCAGAGAAGTTCGAGAGATATTACAGTAGAG GTATTCCCACTAAGGACTACAAGTCCTTAGTCCAACCCAGGCCCTTCTACAGCTCATTACCCACCCGTttctccagctcctcctccttccttccctctggcTCGTCTAAGGAGTTGCTGTCATTAACTACTGGTAGCTCAGGACAGCTCAGCTCACAG AGACACCAAATATTGGCTGTTCCAGCTCTGCTGCTGACCACTCTGGAGGAGCTCACTGAAGAACAgctgaagacatttcagttttacCTGACTAGTGGCAGGATGTTAGACTTTCCTCCCATCCCAGAGAGACACCTGGATAACACTGACAGACAGGTCACAGTGGATCAGATGGTGAAGAGATACGACCCTGAGGGAGCTGTGAGGAACACACTGAAGATCCTGAGGAGGATGAATCTGGATGATCTGGCAGAGAAGTTACAGAGAGATCACATTAGAG CTGTATCTAcaacagaaacaaaatggtgGAGCAACTCATCAGACACTGGcaatgatgaagagagagagaagaaacatgtCCATCTGTCTGGACGTTCTAGAGCCTTGGACAGAGAGGCAGCAGGCAGCAAAGACACTGGAATCACAAAGGACAGATATGAGCTGGTCACg AAACCTACAGAGAAGAAAATCGAAGCTCTGCTGCTGGCCACTCTGGAGGAGCTGAGCACAGACGAGCTGAAGATATTACAGCAGGAACGGATTCCAAGCAAACAGCTTCCACCTTACCTGACTGGCTTTCCTCCCATCCCAAAAACTCAGCTGGAGAACAATGACAGACAGGTCATAGTGGATCAGATGCTGAAGAGGTACGGCCCTGAGGGAGTTGTGGAGATCACACTGAGGATCCTGAGGAGGATGAACCGGGAAGATCTGGCAGAGAAGTTTGAGAGATATCACGGTAGAG ATTCCAGCCCTGTCTTCTCCCAAGCCCTCTATCCACCCAGTGTTGTCATGGAGAAGCCTTCCAGGTTCCTTCCCTCCTCAGTACAGCACAGCTTACAG AGACCCCAGATATGGACTGTTCCAGCTCTGCTGCTGAGCAGTCTGGAGGAACTCACTGAAGAACAGCTGAAGACATTTCAGTCTAACCTGACTAGTGTCCAGCCGCTTGGCTTTCCTCCCATCCCAGAGAGCCAGCTGGAGAACGTTGGCAGACAGGTCACAGTGGATCAGATGGTGAAGAGATACGGCCCTGAGAGAGCTGTGGAGATCACACTGAGGATCCTGAGGGGGATGAAGCGGGTAGACCTAGCAGAGAAGTTACAGAGAGATCACACTAGAG CTGTATCTAcaacagaaacaaaatggtgGAGCGACTCATCAGACACTGGcaatgatgaagagagagagaagaaacatgtCCACCTGGCTGGAAGTTCTAGATCCTTGGACAGAGAGGCAGCAGGCAGCAAAGAAACTGGAATCACAAAGGACAGATATGAGCTGGTCACG AAACCTgcagagaagaaaagagaagctCTGCTGCTGGCCACTCTGGAGGAGCTGAGCACAGACGAGCTGAAGATATTTCAGCAGGAACTGACTCTAAGCAAACAGCTTCCACCTTACCTGACTGGCTTTCCTCCCATCCCAAAAACTCAGCTGGAGAACAATGACAGACAGGTCATAGTGGATCAGATGCTGAAGAGGTACGGCCCTGAGGGAGTTGTGGAGATCACACTGAGGATCCTGAGGAGGATGAACCGGGAAGATCTGGCAGAGAAGTTTGAGAGATATCACGGTAGAG GAAAGAAAAGGAGAACAAGTGAGGAACCATCCTGGCCTGGTCTAGTTTCCAGGGGCGAAAAGATTGAGGAGCATTGTGTCCCATTCCTTGGCAGAGCCCCGTTCTTCATCAAACATAAG AAAACCCCAAAGCTAGAGATGGACTTTTCAACCATCCTAGGGAGCCAACTGAAGATGGCTAACAGTCTCAACACAGAGGTATCTGTGAACACTCAGGAGAACACCCAGGAGAACACCCAGAGGATTGATGATGAGGAGTTGGGAAGAGAAAGGG ATTCTCCTCTCCTGGATCACCATCACATG AGTTCTCCAGATGAATTTACACCTGAAATCCACGATCAGGACAACAGGGGAGAATACCG GTTCCAGTGCCCCAGTGCAGGTCTGTTCCAGTGCAGTATAACAGGCCTGGTGttcaggatggagggagagggagaggtgctCTATAGGACAGTCCACTGGGACATGAGGCTTCTTTCCCAGAGAGGCAAGAGACCTGCAGGACCCCTGTTCATGTTTACATGCCTTAAGGGGTCTGTCTGTCAACTACACCTCCCCCACTGTGAGATCTACAATA GTGGTGGATGTGACTTCCTGTCTGTAGCCCATGTGActgatgatgacatcattgagTTTCTCCCTCCTCTTGAGACAACAGAAACACATGTCATAATAAACATCAGTGGATTCTCTGCTTATGGTGAAGTCAAGGATGAAGACTCTCCCACCATTCCTATAAGAGCACTTGTCTTGTTGTTCTACAAGCCCCCAGTTGTTCCTAAAAAGAGGTCCATCCTGAATGTGTTGTTGCTTCCCAGAAATGTTGTGATCAGGGAG GTGCAGGAGGAGTGGAAACGAAGGAATGGAGACAAATACATCTATATTGAAACAAATCCTCGCTGCCAACTAATTCCAAATAAAGAATACGAGCTCTTCACAGATCTTACAGATGAATATCTAATTCAACCAAAG GATGCAGAATTTGTGGATTTTGAATCTTATGAAAACTACTTCCCAACATTTCAGTTGTTCATACAAACTGTTGTTGAGCAAGTTAATCTTCTTCTGAAAGACAATGGTGGTGAAGAATCTGTCTGGGATAGACTTGTCTGGCTTCCAG CCTCACCAACAGATGTCCCCTCTACAG TTTCAGCTGTTTCCCCTGCAGACCCTCCTGCCAACCCCTCTGCCCCCCCTGGTAGAGCCTTCATCAGAAGACACAGGATGGCTCTAGAGACTCGCCTGGGACTCTTACAGCCCATATTCCTGCGTCTCCAGGATCATGGAGTTCTGATTcacgaggagagggaggaggtggacagCAAATCCACCAAGACCCTACAGAACCAAGCCCTGCTGGACATGGTGGTAAGGAAGGGGTCTCGCGCCCAGGAACACTTCTACCAGGTCCTGAAGGAAGTAGATCCCTGCCTGGTTGAAGACCTGGAAGAGCAGACAGTCTGA